A single genomic interval of Chitinophaga sp. 180180018-3 harbors:
- a CDS encoding GMC family oxidoreductase: MAFEIKKQGKVYDVCIVGSGAGGGMAAKILSEAGLKVALLEAGPKYDPADPEQATQLKWPYESPRRGASTTRPFGDFDAAYGGWELSGEPYTRKDGTQFDWFRSRMLGGRTNHWGRISLRFGERDFKHKSYDGLGDDWPINYEEVAPYYDRVDKMIGVFGSRENLPNEPDGFFLPPPKPRLHELMLKKAGDRLGIPVIPSRLSILTRSVNKDRSPCFYCSQCNRGCTVYGDFSSSSVLVKPAMKSGHVDLYTNAMVREVLTDNNGLATGVAYIDKTDMQEYSVNARVVVLAASACESARLLLNSKSAKHPNGLANSSGVVGKYLHDSTGSSRGGFLPQLMDRKRYNEDGVGGMHVYIPWWADNKKLDFARGYHIEFGGGMHMPSYGYGFGMEGMNGKYPGKDGKAKPAGGYGASLKDDYRRFYGASIGFAGRGECIAREDNYCEIDPNVVDKFGIPVLRFHYTWSEHEIKQAKHMQDTFEQIMHEMGAIPAGAKPGPETNYGLENPGRIIHEVGTTRMGDNPGKSVLNKFNQAHDVKNLFVVDGGAFVSQADKNPTWTILALSMRASEYIVDQMKKKAL; encoded by the coding sequence ATGGCATTCGAAATCAAAAAACAGGGAAAGGTTTATGACGTTTGTATTGTTGGTTCCGGTGCCGGAGGAGGTATGGCAGCGAAGATCCTGTCGGAAGCAGGTCTGAAGGTAGCCTTACTGGAAGCAGGTCCTAAGTACGACCCCGCCGATCCGGAGCAGGCGACGCAATTAAAATGGCCCTACGAATCACCCAGAAGAGGCGCGAGCACCACTCGCCCATTCGGCGACTTTGACGCCGCCTATGGAGGCTGGGAGCTCTCCGGCGAACCTTACACCAGAAAAGACGGCACGCAATTCGACTGGTTCCGCTCCCGCATGTTAGGAGGTCGAACCAACCACTGGGGCCGTATCTCTCTGCGTTTCGGTGAACGCGATTTCAAACACAAAAGTTATGATGGACTGGGCGATGACTGGCCTATCAACTATGAAGAAGTGGCCCCTTATTACGACCGGGTCGACAAAATGATCGGCGTGTTTGGGTCTCGCGAAAACCTTCCCAATGAACCGGATGGGTTCTTTCTTCCTCCGCCTAAACCCAGGCTCCACGAGCTGATGTTAAAAAAAGCAGGAGATCGTTTAGGAATTCCCGTTATCCCTTCACGGCTTTCCATCCTTACCCGCTCCGTAAACAAAGATCGCAGCCCGTGTTTCTATTGCAGTCAATGTAACCGCGGCTGTACTGTGTATGGCGACTTTTCCTCCTCTTCCGTATTGGTGAAACCAGCGATGAAAAGCGGACATGTAGATCTGTACACTAATGCGATGGTGCGGGAAGTGCTGACAGATAATAACGGCCTGGCAACAGGAGTAGCATATATCGACAAAACAGACATGCAGGAATATTCTGTAAACGCACGGGTAGTGGTACTGGCAGCCAGTGCCTGCGAATCCGCGCGATTACTGCTCAATTCCAAATCGGCCAAGCATCCTAACGGACTGGCCAATTCCAGCGGTGTAGTAGGTAAATACCTGCACGACTCCACTGGTTCTTCCAGAGGCGGCTTCCTTCCCCAGCTCATGGACCGCAAGCGGTATAATGAAGATGGTGTTGGAGGTATGCACGTGTATATTCCCTGGTGGGCAGATAATAAGAAACTGGATTTTGCACGGGGTTACCATATCGAATTCGGTGGTGGCATGCACATGCCTTCTTACGGTTATGGCTTCGGTATGGAAGGCATGAACGGGAAATACCCTGGCAAAGACGGAAAAGCCAAGCCGGCCGGTGGTTACGGAGCGTCGCTGAAAGACGATTACCGCCGTTTCTATGGTGCATCCATTGGTTTTGCCGGAAGGGGCGAGTGTATTGCGCGTGAAGACAACTATTGCGAAATAGATCCGAACGTGGTAGATAAATTTGGTATCCCGGTGCTTCGTTTCCACTATACCTGGAGCGAACATGAGATCAAACAGGCCAAACACATGCAGGATACTTTTGAACAGATCATGCATGAAATGGGAGCGATCCCGGCTGGCGCCAAACCCGGACCAGAAACGAACTACGGGCTCGAAAACCCTGGTCGTATCATTCACGAGGTAGGTACCACCAGGATGGGAGATAATCCTGGCAAGTCAGTGTTAAACAAATTTAACCAGGCCCACGACGTGAAGAACCTCTTCGTGGTAGATGGCGGCGCATTTGTATCCCAGGCAGATAAAAATCCTACCTGGACCATCCTCGCCCTGTCTATGCGAGCATCTGAATACATAGTGGATCAAATGAAAAAGAAAGCACTCTAA